One genomic segment of Nothobranchius furzeri strain GRZ-AD chromosome 10, NfurGRZ-RIMD1, whole genome shotgun sequence includes these proteins:
- the f9b gene encoding coagulation factor IXb isoform X1: MVRVCFLIVIASFHLEVHGLGDETKEENSGGVFVTQQVAHMVLPRQRRHNSGHVEEVFQKANLERECKEEVCSFEEAREVFEDDEKTNEFWTLYVDGDQCKPQPCQNGGECVDGISSYTCWCKPNYSGKNCEIYMTKLCSINNGGCLHFCVMENQRAACHCAAGYKLGTDKKSCEPLAQFSCGRVVLSHGSVTRSLMMSEYMPQNASTLNSTNDTSKSDDLSLLPPLTALSDIFLDFDTNASSVDLDYGPTLSPDETEELNDTEMTLGGFSNPPNTTAENNPNRRIVGGNEAIPGEIPWQVTLMSPSASLGRALSFCGGSLLSELWVITAAHCLKDPDHTREYFFVRAGEHDVTVHEGPERDHEVVEQHVHPIYDYTVSRYNHDIALLKLATPVELSNKRRPICLGPKDFIQTLLRESTSSLVSGWGRQQFLGREANKLQKLSIPHVDRTLCKQSSSERITRFMFCAGYPDGEKDSCQGDSGGPHATNYKGTWFLTGIVSWGEECARKGKYGIYTRVSRYYKWVSETTGITETQ, from the exons ATGGTACGAGTGTGTTTTCTGATTGTTATTGCTAGTTTTCATTTGGAAGTACATGGACTTGGTGATGAGACTAAAGAAGAAAACTCAG GAGGCGTATTCGTGACCCAACAGGTAGCACACATGGTGCTTCCTCGCCAGAGAAGACACAACAGTGGTCATGTGGAAGAAGTGTTTCAAAAAGCCAACCTGGAGCGAGAATGTAAAGAGGAAGTGTGTTCGTTTGAGGAGGCCAGGGAGGTGTTTGAGGATGATGAGAAAACT AATGAGTTCTGGACTCTCTATGTTG ATGGTGATCAGTGTAAACCACAACCTTGCCAGAATGGAGGTGAGTGTGTGGATGGAATCAGCTCTTATACTTGCTGGTGCAAACCAAATTACAGCGGCAAAAACTGTGAGATTT ATATGACAAAGCTGTGCTCAATCAACAATGGTGGCTGTTTACATTTCTGCGTGATGGAAAATCAGCGAGCTGCGTGTCACTGCGCTGCTGGTTATAAACTGGGGACAGACAAGAAATCCTGTGAACCATTAG CTCAGTTCAGTTGTGGTCGTGTGGTTCTGTCCCATGGTTCTGTTACCAGGTCCTTAATGATGTCAGAATACATGCCTCAGAATGCTTCAACACTGAATTCCACCAATGACACCAGCAAAAGTGATGACCTCAGCCTTTTGCCACCTTTGACGGCGCTGTCAGACATCTTTCTGGACTTTGACACAAATGCGAGCTCAGTGGACCTGGACTATGGTCCTACTTTGAGTCCAGATGAGACAGAAGAGCTGAATGACACTGAGATGACTCTGGGGGGTTTCTCCAACCCCCCCAACACCACAGCTGAAAACAACCCCAACCGGAGGATTGTGGGAGGAAATGAAGCCATCCCTGGGGAGATCCCTTGGCAG GTGACACTGATGTCTCCCTCAGCGTCTCTTGGCAGAGCGCTGTCCTTCTGTGGGGGCTCTCTGCTCAGTGAATTATGGGTTATCACTGCCGCTCATTGTCTGAAGGATCCCGATCACACCAGAGAATATTTCTTCGTCAGAGCtg GTGAGCATGATGTGACTGTGCATGAGGGTCCAGAGAGAGACCACGAAGTAGTCGAGCAGCATGTGCACCCCATCTATGACTACACAGTGTCCCGGTACAACCACGACATAGCCCTGCTGAAGCTTGCCACTCCAGTAGAGCTGTCCAACAAGAGGCGTCCCATTTGTCTGGGTCCCAAAGACTTTATACAGACCCTACTGAGAGAGTCTACGAGCTCTCTGGTGAGTGGTTGGGGACGGCAACAATTCCTTGGCCGTGAAGCTAACAAACTTCAGAAGCTTTCCATCCCACATGTGGATCGAACCCTGTGCAAACAGAGCAGCAGCGAGCGCATCACGCGCTTCATGTTCTGCGCCGGATATCCAGACGGAGAGAAGGATTCGTGTCAGGGGGACAGCGGCGGGCCACACGCCACCAATTATAAAGGCACCTGGTTCCTGACAGGCATCGTCAGCTGGGGGGAGGAGTGTGCCAGGAAGGGGAAATATGGCATCTACACCAGAGTCTCGCGGTACTACAAATGGGTCAGTGAGACAACCGGGATCACAGAGACCCAATAA
- the f9b gene encoding coagulation factor IXb isoform X2 has product MVRVCFLIVIASFHLEVHGLGDETKEENSGGVFVTQQVAHMVLPRQRRHNSGHVEEVFQKANLERECKEEVCSFEEAREVFEDDEKTNEFWTLYVDGDQCKPQPCQNGDMTKLCSINNGGCLHFCVMENQRAACHCAAGYKLGTDKKSCEPLAQFSCGRVVLSHGSVTRSLMMSEYMPQNASTLNSTNDTSKSDDLSLLPPLTALSDIFLDFDTNASSVDLDYGPTLSPDETEELNDTEMTLGGFSNPPNTTAENNPNRRIVGGNEAIPGEIPWQVTLMSPSASLGRALSFCGGSLLSELWVITAAHCLKDPDHTREYFFVRAGEHDVTVHEGPERDHEVVEQHVHPIYDYTVSRYNHDIALLKLATPVELSNKRRPICLGPKDFIQTLLRESTSSLVSGWGRQQFLGREANKLQKLSIPHVDRTLCKQSSSERITRFMFCAGYPDGEKDSCQGDSGGPHATNYKGTWFLTGIVSWGEECARKGKYGIYTRVSRYYKWVSETTGITETQ; this is encoded by the exons ATGGTACGAGTGTGTTTTCTGATTGTTATTGCTAGTTTTCATTTGGAAGTACATGGACTTGGTGATGAGACTAAAGAAGAAAACTCAG GAGGCGTATTCGTGACCCAACAGGTAGCACACATGGTGCTTCCTCGCCAGAGAAGACACAACAGTGGTCATGTGGAAGAAGTGTTTCAAAAAGCCAACCTGGAGCGAGAATGTAAAGAGGAAGTGTGTTCGTTTGAGGAGGCCAGGGAGGTGTTTGAGGATGATGAGAAAACT AATGAGTTCTGGACTCTCTATGTTG ATGGTGATCAGTGTAAACCACAACCTTGCCAGAATGGAG ATATGACAAAGCTGTGCTCAATCAACAATGGTGGCTGTTTACATTTCTGCGTGATGGAAAATCAGCGAGCTGCGTGTCACTGCGCTGCTGGTTATAAACTGGGGACAGACAAGAAATCCTGTGAACCATTAG CTCAGTTCAGTTGTGGTCGTGTGGTTCTGTCCCATGGTTCTGTTACCAGGTCCTTAATGATGTCAGAATACATGCCTCAGAATGCTTCAACACTGAATTCCACCAATGACACCAGCAAAAGTGATGACCTCAGCCTTTTGCCACCTTTGACGGCGCTGTCAGACATCTTTCTGGACTTTGACACAAATGCGAGCTCAGTGGACCTGGACTATGGTCCTACTTTGAGTCCAGATGAGACAGAAGAGCTGAATGACACTGAGATGACTCTGGGGGGTTTCTCCAACCCCCCCAACACCACAGCTGAAAACAACCCCAACCGGAGGATTGTGGGAGGAAATGAAGCCATCCCTGGGGAGATCCCTTGGCAG GTGACACTGATGTCTCCCTCAGCGTCTCTTGGCAGAGCGCTGTCCTTCTGTGGGGGCTCTCTGCTCAGTGAATTATGGGTTATCACTGCCGCTCATTGTCTGAAGGATCCCGATCACACCAGAGAATATTTCTTCGTCAGAGCtg GTGAGCATGATGTGACTGTGCATGAGGGTCCAGAGAGAGACCACGAAGTAGTCGAGCAGCATGTGCACCCCATCTATGACTACACAGTGTCCCGGTACAACCACGACATAGCCCTGCTGAAGCTTGCCACTCCAGTAGAGCTGTCCAACAAGAGGCGTCCCATTTGTCTGGGTCCCAAAGACTTTATACAGACCCTACTGAGAGAGTCTACGAGCTCTCTGGTGAGTGGTTGGGGACGGCAACAATTCCTTGGCCGTGAAGCTAACAAACTTCAGAAGCTTTCCATCCCACATGTGGATCGAACCCTGTGCAAACAGAGCAGCAGCGAGCGCATCACGCGCTTCATGTTCTGCGCCGGATATCCAGACGGAGAGAAGGATTCGTGTCAGGGGGACAGCGGCGGGCCACACGCCACCAATTATAAAGGCACCTGGTTCCTGACAGGCATCGTCAGCTGGGGGGAGGAGTGTGCCAGGAAGGGGAAATATGGCATCTACACCAGAGTCTCGCGGTACTACAAATGGGTCAGTGAGACAACCGGGATCACAGAGACCCAATAA